One window of the Acidimicrobiia bacterium genome contains the following:
- a CDS encoding O-antigen ligase family protein, protein MTLAAPRGRRASRGGIWGFAGLVILIVAAGVAAMGVLPPILVLAGLLAIAGAAAIVLDPQWGLIAVAAFAVLRLADVATNFHGAPPTFAPLVAIVLLGLILRGRATAEWPVGGGRALLLVAAYGAIAIGSLLISGDSGDGTGAVRTLFEDGAVAVLAGMLLRGATDLHRLVWALVGGGALLATLSIFQFATGSFGSTFGGFAQSAVQNIFEGTDDVRISGPVGDPNFYAQLLVMIIPLAFDRMRDEISGLLRSIAGYAVVAMAVTVVLTFSRGGLLALAIVMAFMVVRHPPRLRTVAAAGLLLVAALPLMPSGYAERLTSLTEVGEVEAGIDPSLRGRTAELGAAMAMFWDRPLTGVGFGNFAAEYPAYSDDLGIDVRDTPREAHNLYLETAAETGLVGLVALTGLVVASFTALAAGRRRFRRMADLRSDGIGFAVAVSLVGYLVTSVFLHMAFARLAWLVIGIALAFPSVARAEDESRDAAVQEAAWR, encoded by the coding sequence ATGACCCTCGCCGCCCCTCGGGGCCGGAGGGCGAGCCGCGGCGGCATCTGGGGGTTCGCCGGTCTGGTGATCCTCATCGTTGCCGCCGGGGTCGCCGCCATGGGCGTGCTGCCCCCGATTCTGGTTCTCGCCGGGCTGCTCGCCATCGCCGGTGCGGCTGCAATAGTCCTCGATCCCCAATGGGGCCTCATCGCGGTGGCGGCCTTCGCAGTGCTGCGCCTTGCCGATGTCGCCACCAACTTCCACGGAGCTCCACCCACCTTCGCCCCACTTGTGGCAATCGTGCTCCTCGGCCTGATACTGCGAGGCCGGGCAACCGCTGAGTGGCCGGTGGGCGGCGGGCGGGCGTTGCTGCTCGTCGCGGCCTACGGGGCGATCGCCATCGGCTCGCTGCTCATTTCCGGCGACTCCGGCGACGGAACCGGAGCCGTCCGCACCCTCTTCGAAGACGGCGCGGTGGCGGTCCTCGCCGGCATGCTGCTGCGCGGGGCGACCGACCTTCATCGCCTGGTGTGGGCACTCGTCGGGGGCGGCGCGCTGCTGGCCACCCTCTCGATCTTCCAGTTCGCCACCGGATCCTTCGGATCCACCTTTGGCGGCTTCGCCCAGTCGGCCGTACAGAACATCTTCGAGGGGACGGATGACGTCCGAATCTCGGGGCCGGTGGGCGACCCCAACTTCTATGCCCAACTGCTGGTGATGATCATCCCGCTCGCCTTCGACCGAATGCGCGACGAAATATCGGGCCTTCTCCGCTCGATCGCCGGCTACGCCGTGGTCGCGATGGCGGTGACCGTGGTGCTCACGTTCTCGCGAGGGGGGCTGCTCGCACTGGCCATCGTGATGGCCTTCATGGTCGTTCGGCATCCGCCGCGCCTTCGAACGGTGGCAGCAGCCGGGCTGCTGCTGGTCGCGGCGCTGCCGTTGATGCCGTCGGGCTACGCCGAACGGCTCACCTCGCTCACCGAGGTCGGCGAGGTCGAGGCCGGGATCGACCCGTCCCTCCGGGGGCGTACCGCCGAGTTGGGGGCTGCCATGGCCATGTTCTGGGATCGCCCCCTCACCGGGGTGGGCTTCGGCAACTTCGCGGCCGAGTATCCCGCGTACTCCGACGACCTCGGCATCGACGTGCGCGACACACCCCGCGAGGCCCACAACCTGTACCTGGAGACTGCCGCCGAGACCGGCCTCGTCGGCCTCGTCGCGCTCACCGGACTGGTCGTCGCATCCTTCACTGCCCTCGCTGCGGGGCGACGCCGCTTCAGACGGATGGCCGACCTGCGCTCCGATGGCATCGGATTCGCCGTCGCGGTGTCGCTGGTCGGGTACCTCGTCACCTCCG